CGAGGAGGATGGAGACCACCATGAACCACCTGCACGACACGGGCATCCAGGCAACGCGCTGGCTGCAGGAGCGCTTCCAGGGCTCCCAGGACTGGTTCCTCTTCATCTCCTTCGCCGCCGACCTCAGGAATGCTTTCTTCGTCCTCTTCCCTATCTGGTTCCACCTCAGCGAGCCAGTGGGCATCAGGCTGATCTGGGTGGCCGTGATCGGTGACTGGCTCAATCTCGTCTTCAAGTGGTGAGTGGCCCTGTGCCACGGCTCCCTCCGGGCGTGTTGGCACAGCTGGACTAACGCGGACCAGATGTGCGCTTTCAGCCTTGACACTGGTGTAAGACAAAGAGCAGAGTCTGGCCCCCAGCTTGGCGGTGGCACTGGTTGCGCCTTCCCGAGCTGTGTTTCCAAGAAACCAGGCAGGAGGATAGAGCCTCCTGCAAACAGACCCCTTCGCCgtcagctggggctgcagttCTGTTTGGGGGCTGCATAGAGCCCCTTGCCATGGGGGGCGGATGGGGGCAGGGCATGGAGGCAGCCTGGCACGGCTCTGATATGTGGCATCAGGACTTGGAGCTCCTCCAGGTAGTTTCCTGAGTGTTTCCCATGGGTAAGCCAAGATGCGGATATCTCCATCCTTTCCACGGCTGGTAACGCTGGTATCGCTGATGCAAAGGGAGCCATGGTGGGGAGCGTGCAAGGGACCCAGCCACTGCTCTGGGCATGGGACAGCTTCGTCGGCAGCACCAGTACCGCGGCGCTGATCCACCCTGGCAGGGTTCGGTgtcagcaggcagctgtgggtgccgCCCCCGCGGGCAGTGGGCTGTGGCACAGCGCGGtgccatccctgcagctgcatttcagcatcCCAGGGGCCGGGGGCTGAGTGTGCCCCCCCTGCACAGGCTGTGCCCCACGTCCCtgtggcagcacccagcagtgtggggcggggggagggtgCTGGCTCTGTGCCTGCCCCGCAGCTCAAATCCCTTGGGATGCCCATGCTGCCTGCACGTGTGACAGGGACCGGTGGCCTCTGCCTCTGTTGCCACCACGACACAGTTGCTCTTGGCCTGAAAAAGAGCGAGCGGACACTGCTCCTCTTTCCCAGTGTGCTGACTTGCCCCCAGCAAGTTCTTACTCTTCCCCTCCAGgggccagggatggggacacagACCCACAGCGTCAGCTGTCAGGACCGAGTGACCAGCTGGATGCTGTGCCTGTTGGGATGCCCTGGACCGCTCATGGGTCCTTTGCCTCTCCCACCTCCCAGGCCAGAGCTGaaaccacagctgtgcccacctgctctggtgccCAGGACCCCTACAgctccctttctcctttcttttcaggaTCCTCTTTGGGGAGAGACCGTACTGGTGGGTCCACGAGACCGACTATTACAGCAACACCTCTGCCCCAGAGATCCAGCAGTTCCCACTCACCTGCGAGACCGGCCCCGGTAGGGACCCCAGCCCTGGCGTTTGCCCAGGGGGACCTGCACGTGCAGCTCCCCACTCCGGGTCTGTCCCCACAGGGAGGGGGGGTGCgctggcacagccacagccacggCGTTGGGCCCCACCATGCTCCTGGGGCCGCCGGCCGTGCCTGCAGACCTTGACCCTCGGCACAGACGTGGCGGTTCAGCACAAGCCCCTGCCGGTGCTCAGCCACTGCCTTGGCCCGTGCCGGGGCTGTGCTCTGTGCTCTGACCCCGAACGCGAGCAGCTGCTCCATGGGGAAGTGGAGCGACTTTGCCTGTACTTTGCCCGTGGCTCTCCGTGGGAGCCAGGGAAGGGCTGCAGGCATCCCCGGCGTGCTCAGCGTCAGCCGTCAGGCACGGTCGGTGCCCTCTGCCCAGCCTCGCCTGGCAGACAGGCCACGGAGCCGGAACGATGCTCCCACAGTGCCCCTGCcatgctgtgccctgctccagccttgcCTGCGCTGGGGACGGGTGCTGGGTGCCATgccagctggtgctgcagcccctggtgttggggctgctgcctgggagccCTCGGACGCAGCCTGCTCTGCAACGGGGTCTCACCTGGGGCTCTCTTCTGGCCCAGGGAGCCCCTCTGGCCACGCCATGGGCGCAGCAGGCGTGTACTATGTCATGGTGACAGCCCTCCTCTCCACTGCCATGGGGAAGAAGCAGTCGAGGACACTCAAATACTGGTAAGCCGTGCGCCATCCTGGGCAGAGGCTGCTCCAGAGCCAATGGGCACGCAGCTGAGCCCAGCGAGGCACAAGGCTGTGGACAGAGAGCTGGGATGGGTCCCCCTGGGTGGGCTGTGCGTGAGGGTGGCCTCGGCAGGCGgccaggcactgctgggggTACATGACGGTGGTACCCCAGACAACATGAGCCAGCTCTGGCACTGATGTGGCCGCCTGCCCCTCGCAGGGTGCTGTGGACGGTGCTTTGGACGGGGTTCTGGGCAGTTCAGGTCTGTGTCTGCCTGTCCCGGGTCTTCATTGCTGCCCACTTCCCCCATCAGGTCATCGCAGGGGTCATCTCAGGTAAGTATATTGGAcccctgtccccttccccacGGCAGTGCTGGACCgcaacaccagcagcactggaTGCCCGCCAGAGCACGGCTTTGTCCCTGCCCTGGTTGAGACACGAGTCCCAGGGGGACGGGCAGGGtgcggggggctgctgctgggctctgaggggcacaggcagggcaggcttGGGGTGTGAAAGGGTCGTCACCAGGCGAGGGAGCCAGCCAAGGGGCACAGCGGTGGCCGTCGGGGCAGTCAGCACCATGTGGAAGCACCTGGGTAGCCCCTGGCACATGCTCCCCACCAAAGTGCCCAGGGCTGCGGGACCCGCTCAGCTCCACCGCCCCATGGCAGGCGATGGCTCGCTGTTCAGCGCCGCCTCCTCTCCCCCTTCTTTACTGGCAGGGATGGCCGTGGCCAAGACCTTCCAGCACATCCGCTACATCTACCACGCCAGCCTCCGCCAGTACCTGGGCATcaccttcttcctcttcagcttCGCCCTGGGCTTCTACCTGCTGCTGCGGGTGCTCGGCGTGGACCTGCTCTGGACTCTGGAGAAGGCGCAGAGGTGGTGCACCCACCCCGAGTGGGTCCACATCGACACCACCCCCTTTGCCAGCCTCCTCCGTAACCTGGGCATCCTCtttgggctggggctggccctCAACTCCCACATGTACCTGGAGAGCTGCCGGGGgaagcagggccagcagctgcccttcCGCCTGGGCTGCATCGCCGCCTCCCTCCTGGTCCTACACCTCTTCGATGCCTTCAAGCCACCCTCCCACATGCAGCTGCTCTTCTACATCCTCTCCTTCTGCAAGAGCGCAGCCGTGCCACTGGCCACCGTCGGCCTCATCCCCTACTGCATCTCGCAGCTCCTGGCCGTGCAGCACAAGAAGGGTGTCTAGGGGTGTCCCCGCAGGTAACGGCATGCCCAGGCAGGTGGCCGCCCCGGCTCCAGGCTTGGGGGCACCCAACAGACCATGGGTGCACCCCAGCCACCCCACTAGACCTGCACGGGGTGACTCCACACCAGGAGCGGACCACGAAGGCTGGGCTGGCGGCGCTGCCGGCTGGCTCCTGCAGCACGGACCCGCAATGCCAGTCGTGCCGTAGGCTCGGGCGGTCTGTGGCCAGCTGATGGCACGGTGAGCCCCACACTCCCAgggctctcctgctgcccttcccaTGCCCACGGGTGGGGGTCATCAGCCCgggacccagcagcagcagcaggaagaccCTGTGCTCCCCTGCAGCTGATGGGGACGTGTCACCTCcacactgcagggctggggacggCTCCACCGGGAGCAGGGTGCTCACCCATGGGTGCTCAGGGTCTGCTGGTAAGGCAGCTGTTACAGGAACAAGCAGACACCGTGATCTGGAGATAAAGTGCCGGCTTGCgggagcccccccagccccgaggTGTCGGGGATTCACTGCTGCGTGAGCAGCATGGGGTACAcgtatgcatgtgtgtgtatacagaAATAATGTGtattcatacacacacatacatatggGTGTCTGTAAACAGGGGGATTTTATTAAAGCTGAAGGTGTGTTTAGCTGGTGAGTTCAGAGATGTTGGTGGCGGGTGAGGCAGGATGGGGGATCGGCTCCccggcacaggggctgctgctggcgtTGGAGGAAGGACGTCTCTCCTGGTGCCCTGCTCCTACCATCACCTGCCAGGCTCAGCCAAACCGCCGGGAAAGGCAGCGCCAGGCTCCCTGCTCCTTGTTGCCTTTCACCCTTGGGTGCAAACGCAGCCAGCACAGCGGGGTGGGGACAAGCTGCTTTTTGCACCATTCATCCAGGGTCTCTGGGTGCACCCTGTGCCAGGAGACACACTCCTGTCACCTCAGATACTTTCTCCCGGCCAGACTGCCCGTGTGCATGCACGGCATCTCCCCCAAAACACCAGTTCCTGCAGCATTTAGCCCATACCTCGCGATAAGCATCACCAGTGCTCTTTGCTGTGGCACCCAGGACGTgccacctcccctgcccaggTCCTGCAGCGCCTTTGGGAGATGGTGCCCAGCATCCGTTGTCTTGCCATGGTTGGATGGGCCATCAGCGCCTGGTGGGAGCCCCCTGGCACCGAAACAGCGAGAGCTGTCAGGTGGGAGGGCACCTTCCCTCTGACCAAAGGGCACGTCAGCAGAACCCCACGCTAACACCCATCCACACTAAAACACCTCCCACGGCAAAACGTGCTGCGGCTCTCGCTCGGTACGGAGCTCAGCCTCTGTAGAAAGGTTACCCAGATcagcacacacacatcccccccAGTTTACTCCAGCTGGGAGCGGCCAGGCTCGGCCCAGTGCTTATCCTGACCAGGAAGGATCAGTACGGGGCAACCAGAGCCGATGGAGGGAACAGCATCCGCGTTAGCTGCGTGTGGACACCCTGCGTGCTGGGGCTACTGCCAGCCTCTGCGTTCGTGACAGATAAATCTCCTTAGGGCAGAGGTTTCCtttctatttctgtttattaACAACACCTGGAATGAACCTGTCATTTTCTAGCaagaaagtgggaaaaaatcccaaattaCCTGTGGTGCTTTTTCACACTGTGGCTCCACAGCGCCCTTCAGTCTCTGCAGCCGAGATTGCATCAGCTGCAGGACCCAGCCTGGCAGAACGGACAAGCTGACGAAACACTGGGGGGTAGCTCACCCTGATCCACGGGGAGTTTACACCTGCATTAGCTGGAGAAAGTCCTGATGTTCAAAAACGGACGGGTAACAAGTGCACCCCAGCAAAGGGAAGGATGCCAGCCGAAGGAGCGCCCGCTCTCCGGTCCAGCTGCCCTACCCCAGCTGATGATCCAGGGCTGCGCCCTTTGCTGCGCCCTTTGCTGCGCTTGGCCGAGCCTGCAGAAAGCTTGCCCCCCTCCGGGCCGAGGCACCGGGTGGGGAACAGCCCCCTTTCACTGAGCGTTAGCGACGATACTCCCTCAGAAATGAGTTTGGTTGCCGGAGACTTCTGAACTCACGTCCTGTTCGTGtggtgggagctggaggggaagaggggaacCAAGGCAGCTGCAGTGGGGACGGGAGATGAGAGCGGGGGTGGCCTGCTGGAGGACAGCTGCGGGCTCGGTTCCTCTGCCAGCTACCCCACAGCGAAGGCCAGGTACAGCGTGCTGGAAGGCCGGGAGTAGGATCGGGAAGATGCCACCCTGGGTGCGGTGAAGACAAggcaccaccagcacagcctggtgcCCGGGCCCCTGtgcacagaaagctgcagattCTACTTGGGGGACTCCAGGAACAGCTGCTGTTCGAAGGGGACGCTCAGGAGCCGTAGGCACGGGCTTGGACAACGCCACAGTTTGAGGACTAGCATAGCAAGCGGTGTGTCAGCTGTATGCCACCCGTCACCGACGGTCCCAACTTGCTCAGAGCAATGCTAAGGCCaggttgctgcttttctgtaggGGCATTTCTTACCGTGGAAAACAACTGAATATGAGATATTCTTGCAGAGGCAGAGGCCACTGCTGGGGAGAAGAGAACGGTAATGACAGCTCAAACTCACGGTGACAGAACTGAAGGAAATGTTCGAGCACATACCTACAAGAAACGCCCAACGTGCAGCTCAAACAACTTTAATAGGGTTTTCTGTCTGCCTGCAAACCAAGGCACCGGGTGGCTGCTTCTATCCGTGCAGAGTGAGCGGGTGTGTGTCAACATGGTTCTGCCAGGCCAACTGGAAACGGATCAAATTCCCTTTTGCAGCAACATATTCGATGGTACCGCAGTGGAGCTGTGGGACCGCAGTGACAAAGCCGGTGTTACCCGCCAGCTGCTCCCGGCAGCGCTGCAGCTGGGGCCACAGCGACCActgagcccagagctcagcagcGACCCTGCACGCTGGGCAGCAGCGAGGAGCCGTGACAGTGGCATCAGCACACACACCCTCAGACCTCCTGCATCCGCAGATTTCCCAatagccaggaaaaaaaatgtcaggtcctttttttttaagaaagggcTCATGGAGCCTTGGCCTTTGGTGccctcttccttccttgctCACAGGCTTGGTAACATCTTGTCATCTTGCCTCCCAGTTCTGTAGGCAGCTATAACCGGTGAGCTTCTTAGTTTGGTCTTTTAAGGGGGATTTACTAATCTGAGCATCCCTCCCACTCCTGCCTGATTTCATCCCTTCTTCTCCCTACAAAATTCCAGCAGCAAAAGCCTGATTCATTTTCCCTGCGATTGTTGGCAAATACCATACTCAAACTCTCTGCTTCATACcactgttctgatttttttaaggtCATCCAGCTTGTAAGTCTGATGTGCTCACAAAGCAATTATTCCTCAGCAACTGGTACAAAG
This DNA window, taken from Falco peregrinus isolate bFalPer1 chromosome 18, bFalPer1.pri, whole genome shotgun sequence, encodes the following:
- the G6PC1 gene encoding glucose-6-phosphatase catalytic subunit 1, giving the protein METTMNHLHDTGIQATRWLQERFQGSQDWFLFISFAADLRNAFFVLFPIWFHLSEPVGIRLIWVAVIGDWLNLVFKWILFGERPYWWVHETDYYSNTSAPEIQQFPLTCETGPGSPSGHAMGAAGVYYVMVTALLSTAMGKKQSRTLKYWVLWTVLWTGFWAVQVCVCLSRVFIAAHFPHQVIAGVISGMAVAKTFQHIRYIYHASLRQYLGITFFLFSFALGFYLLLRVLGVDLLWTLEKAQRWCTHPEWVHIDTTPFASLLRNLGILFGLGLALNSHMYLESCRGKQGQQLPFRLGCIAASLLVLHLFDAFKPPSHMQLLFYILSFCKSAAVPLATVGLIPYCISQLLAVQHKKGV